One Thauera sp. K11 DNA window includes the following coding sequences:
- a CDS encoding sigma-54-dependent Fis family transcriptional regulator: MPSAHSIDTPDSPLAPGIRSPDVLIDLAFPEVRALAARLRFSPNEGRIWLEERRCVLMHTEAFTALRTELLASFGARLTREIFTRIGYATGQRDAEMAKKISTFDASSRNLVYAGGVFHALQGFVMPLRAGSSVLTSTDMNSPDYHAEGFWKDSIEAEAHVAEHGIGPHPACWFSVGYCSGYLSACAGVPILVRETECQAMGHAQCRIVARPAAMWADVDKDARPSDPARPPPGAAASGAHDGPRRPAEIVAPYAEQQEVPGNEQVIGSSTTFKVLRHKLQRVAQTQATVLLLGENGVGKSLIAREIHRQSRRADAPFVEVNCAAIPEQLVESELFGVERGAFSGATAARAGRFEAAHGGTLFLDEIATLSMTAQGKLLRVLQNGEMERLGSNRTIQADVRLIAATNEDLKFAVRNGLFRQDLYFRLNVFPILIPPLRERRDDIPLLTQVLLDRFARRHGRNIPGITPAAMQTLIHHDWPGNIRELENVLERGVIMIQDDEVLDTHHLTSVDDALNPQGFLGVGDHGALTLGSETGQAAVADHSIDAVAENMLLLGTGTLPEMEDALVRAAIRQAGGNISRAARLLGVTRSQLDYRAKKIGR; this comes from the coding sequence ATGCCATCCGCACACTCGATCGACACCCCGGATTCGCCGCTCGCGCCCGGCATCAGGAGCCCCGACGTCCTGATCGACCTTGCCTTTCCCGAAGTCCGCGCCCTCGCCGCCAGGCTTCGCTTCTCGCCGAACGAGGGGCGCATCTGGCTCGAAGAGCGCCGGTGCGTACTCATGCACACCGAAGCCTTCACCGCCCTTCGCACCGAATTGCTCGCCTCGTTCGGCGCCCGGTTGACGCGCGAGATCTTCACGCGCATCGGCTACGCCACCGGACAACGCGATGCCGAGATGGCCAAGAAGATCTCCACCTTCGACGCCTCGTCCCGAAACCTGGTCTACGCGGGCGGCGTCTTCCACGCGCTGCAGGGATTCGTGATGCCCCTGCGCGCCGGCTCGTCGGTGCTCACCTCCACCGACATGAACAGTCCCGACTACCACGCCGAAGGTTTCTGGAAGGACTCCATCGAAGCCGAGGCCCATGTCGCCGAACACGGCATCGGCCCTCACCCGGCATGCTGGTTCTCGGTGGGGTATTGCTCGGGCTACCTCAGCGCCTGCGCCGGCGTCCCCATCCTCGTGCGGGAGACGGAATGCCAGGCGATGGGCCACGCCCAGTGCCGCATCGTCGCAAGGCCGGCTGCGATGTGGGCCGACGTGGACAAGGACGCCCGGCCGTCCGATCCGGCCCGGCCTCCGCCCGGGGCGGCGGCATCCGGCGCGCACGACGGACCGCGCCGCCCCGCGGAAATCGTCGCGCCATACGCAGAGCAGCAGGAGGTGCCGGGCAACGAACAGGTGATCGGCTCCTCCACGACCTTCAAGGTGCTGCGCCACAAGCTGCAGCGCGTGGCGCAAACCCAGGCAACCGTGTTGCTGCTGGGCGAAAACGGAGTCGGCAAGAGCCTGATCGCCCGCGAGATCCATCGCCAGAGCCGGCGGGCGGACGCGCCTTTCGTCGAGGTCAACTGCGCCGCCATCCCCGAGCAGCTTGTCGAATCCGAACTTTTCGGCGTGGAACGCGGCGCATTTTCAGGCGCCACGGCGGCGCGGGCGGGACGCTTCGAGGCCGCCCACGGAGGCACCCTGTTTCTCGACGAGATCGCCACGCTCAGCATGACGGCCCAGGGCAAGCTGCTGCGCGTCCTGCAGAACGGCGAAATGGAGCGCCTCGGCAGCAACCGGACGATACAGGCCGACGTCCGCCTCATCGCCGCCACCAACGAGGATCTGAAATTCGCGGTCAGGAACGGCCTGTTCCGTCAGGATCTCTATTTCCGGCTGAACGTCTTTCCCATCCTGATTCCACCTCTGCGCGAACGCCGGGACGACATCCCCCTGCTGACCCAGGTGCTCCTGGATCGCTTCGCCAGGCGCCATGGACGCAACATCCCCGGAATCACGCCGGCCGCCATGCAGACGCTGATCCACCACGACTGGCCGGGCAACATCCGCGAACTGGAAAACGTCCTCGAGCGCGGCGTGATCATGATCCAGGACGACGAAGTCCTCGACACCCATCACCTGACCAGCGTGGATGATGCGCTGAATCCCCAAGGCTTTCTGGGCGTCGGCGACCACGGCGCGCTGACGCTGGGCAGCGAAACCGGACAGGCCGCCGTGGCCGATCACTCGATCGACGCGGTCGCGGAGAACATGCTCCTCCTGGGCACCGGCACGCTGCCGGAGATGGAGGACGCGCTCGTGCGGGCCGCAATCCGCCAGGCGGGGGGCAACATTTCCCGCGCGGCCAGGCTCCTGGGCGTGACCCGTTCGCAGCTCGACTATCGCGCGAAGAAAATCGGCCGCTGA
- a CDS encoding DUF1302 domain-containing protein → MGRYAEFGDAFVYGKFELGEQTLSLRAGRHTLIYGESLFLGANAIAAAQGPVDLVKALSLPNVQFKEVARPVNQVSGSLSLSENVSIGGYLQFQWKEHRLPAAGSYFSGADFVGPGADLLIHPFAAMSPGGSPFASRGRDYKGSHGGQWGLQLKVRAGDVDYGIYAAHYDDKAPIAVVNVPSIATGSGRFGGGVYNLMYAKDISVYGVSASTVVGGINVAGELSTRRNVPLVVPGDLILNTSVASPDNDRNTPYARGNSLHLNLSAISVLPGNSLWDAASVVAEFAFNRVLGVTHRPAQDFFSSLNATHTRDASAMRVVFQPEFFQVVPSVDLQVPIGLGYGLGGRSAVVSLSPERGGDFSIGINATIDRTWQAGLNYTRYFGEAGAATSVKSVGPYASYQQYYKDRDFIAFSIQRTF, encoded by the coding sequence ATGGGGCGGTATGCCGAGTTCGGCGACGCCTTCGTGTATGGCAAGTTCGAACTCGGCGAGCAGACCCTTTCGCTGCGTGCCGGCAGGCACACGCTGATCTACGGCGAGTCGCTGTTCCTGGGGGCGAACGCGATTGCCGCAGCCCAGGGGCCGGTCGATCTCGTCAAGGCGCTGTCCCTGCCCAACGTCCAGTTCAAGGAGGTCGCGCGGCCGGTCAACCAGGTATCGGGCAGCCTGTCGCTGTCCGAGAACGTCAGCATCGGCGGTTATCTGCAGTTCCAGTGGAAGGAGCATCGTCTTCCCGCCGCCGGCAGCTACTTCAGCGGTGCGGATTTCGTCGGCCCCGGAGCGGATCTGCTGATCCATCCGTTTGCCGCCATGTCTCCCGGCGGCTCGCCGTTCGCCAGCCGCGGGCGGGACTACAAGGGCAGCCACGGCGGCCAGTGGGGCCTGCAGCTCAAGGTCCGGGCCGGCGACGTGGACTATGGCATCTACGCTGCGCACTACGATGACAAGGCCCCCATCGCGGTGGTGAATGTTCCGTCCATCGCGACCGGCAGCGGCCGCTTCGGCGGCGGCGTCTACAACCTGATGTATGCGAAGGACATCAGCGTGTACGGCGTCAGCGCGTCGACCGTGGTCGGCGGCATCAATGTCGCGGGCGAACTGTCCACCCGGCGCAACGTGCCGCTCGTCGTGCCGGGAGACCTGATCCTCAACACCTCGGTGGCCAGCCCGGACAACGACAGGAACACGCCCTATGCCCGCGGCAACTCCCTGCACCTCAACCTGTCGGCGATCTCCGTGCTGCCCGGCAACAGCCTGTGGGATGCGGCGAGCGTGGTCGCCGAGTTCGCGTTCAATCGCGTCCTCGGCGTGACGCACCGGCCGGCGCAGGACTTCTTCAGTTCGCTCAACGCCACCCATACCCGCGACGCTTCCGCGATGCGCGTGGTGTTCCAGCCGGAGTTCTTCCAGGTCGTGCCCAGCGTCGACCTGCAGGTTCCGATCGGGCTCGGCTACGGGCTCGGCGGACGGTCCGCCGTCGTCAGTCTGAGCCCGGAGCGGGGCGGGGATTTCAGCATCGGCATCAATGCGACGATCGATCGCACCTGGCAGGCCGGGCTCAACTACACCCGCTACTTCGGTGAAGCGGGGGCCGCCACCTCGGTGAAGTCGGTCGGGCCCTACGCCTCTTACCAGCAGTACTACAAGGATCGCGATTTCATTGCCTTCTCGATCCAACGCACCTTCTGA
- a CDS encoding WD40/YVTN/BNR-like repeat-containing protein — MSGGGWMGVFPVIDMAETLCNTPRRMRGRGTLAALAAASALVSPLPAAALDVLERPAALTARLASLVQLDVTNAGERLVSVGERGAILLSDDRGMSWRQAVVPVSVTLTRVRFPDAKNGWAVGHGGVVLHTGDGGETWSRQLDGIAAARMELAAATAEMGDSDASRRRLREAERLVAEGPDKPLLSLYFADARRGLVVGAYGLAFATEDGGRTWSSLMGRLQAADGRHLYAAGAVGDALYIAGEQGVLLVSDDGGRTFSRAAFPGKGTSFGMLAASSGVLVYGLKGSVHRGEAGGRWTRIDMPAASVTAGARLPDGALVLGNESGQIFRSRDDGRSFQPVPADGRVPVTGLAVAADGALVRSGMRGVGRVAFDDNDEEARK; from the coding sequence ATGAGCGGCGGCGGATGGATGGGCGTCTTTCCGGTGATCGACATGGCAGAGACCTTGTGCAATACGCCGCGCCGCATGCGCGGCCGGGGCACGCTGGCGGCGCTGGCTGCCGCCAGCGCGCTCGTTTCCCCGCTGCCGGCCGCGGCCCTGGATGTCCTGGAGCGGCCGGCGGCGCTCACCGCGCGGCTGGCGTCCCTGGTGCAACTGGACGTGACGAATGCCGGCGAACGGCTGGTGTCGGTCGGCGAGCGGGGCGCGATCCTGCTGTCCGATGACAGGGGGATGTCGTGGCGGCAGGCAGTCGTTCCGGTATCGGTGACCCTCACCCGGGTGAGGTTTCCCGATGCGAAGAACGGCTGGGCCGTCGGCCACGGCGGTGTCGTGCTGCATACCGGCGACGGGGGCGAGACCTGGAGCAGGCAGCTCGACGGTATTGCCGCCGCGCGCATGGAGCTGGCGGCCGCCACTGCGGAGATGGGCGATTCCGACGCCTCGCGGCGGCGGCTTCGCGAGGCCGAGCGGCTCGTCGCCGAAGGGCCGGACAAGCCGCTGCTGTCGCTCTACTTCGCCGATGCCCGCCGCGGCCTGGTCGTCGGCGCATACGGCCTCGCGTTCGCCACCGAGGACGGGGGGCGGACGTGGTCCTCGCTGATGGGCAGGCTGCAGGCCGCCGACGGGCGCCATCTGTATGCCGCGGGTGCCGTCGGCGATGCGCTCTACATCGCGGGCGAGCAGGGCGTCCTGCTGGTTTCGGATGACGGCGGCAGGACGTTTTCCAGGGCCGCCTTCCCCGGCAAGGGGACATCCTTCGGCATGCTCGCCGCATCGTCGGGCGTGCTCGTCTATGGCCTCAAGGGCAGCGTCCATCGTGGCGAAGCCGGTGGCCGCTGGACCCGCATCGACATGCCGGCCGCTTCCGTCACCGCCGGCGCGCGGCTGCCGGACGGCGCGCTGGTGCTCGGCAACGAGAGCGGGCAGATCTTCCGCAGCCGCGATGACGGCCGCAGCTTCCAGCCCGTTCCGGCAGACGGTCGCGTTCCGGTCACCGGGCTGGCGGTGGCGGCCGACGGCGCGCTGGTTCGCAGCGGCATGCGCGGCGTCGGCCGCGTCGCATTCGACGACAACGATGAGGAGGCGCGCAAGTGA
- a CDS encoding 4-hydroxyphenylacetate 3-hydroxylase N-terminal domain-containing protein — protein MGIRTGQQFIDSLRDDRKLFIDGRLVRDVTAYGPMKGVIKTIAGLYDQQHDPQYGELLTFISPTSGERVSKTYLEARTAAEFAELSACFHARTLSTFGLMGRLTDFMSGFLMDQASGLDAIGKHEAAAKARSLVEHCRENDLQVTHALIDPQSDRSRHDASSESVHVVERCPDGIVVSGCRMLSTLAPVANECYIGPFFPRKAGEEDYALAFLLPLSAPGLSILARESFDRGEDRHQGSFDRPLTSRFDEGDAILVFDKVFVPADRLIVNGDIDAYNGMMQAGVGYTTIQATTRSTMKLRFLTGLATAIARANGRDKTPRFQTAIGELVALVNVAEAIRAGVVGEGIAKVEAFAAGRQTLGGDGLGQPRVQGGTGMAALNFFYPYATGKAAEVLRFAAGSGALAMTEADYNNPDVGPLLDRWLIGPGIDARSRMRLMKMAWDMTGTEFGSRAALYERLYSGDPERNAMLWFRHPIASECEDMVGRLLAA, from the coding sequence ATGGGTATCCGTACCGGGCAGCAGTTCATCGACTCGCTGCGCGACGACCGAAAACTGTTCATCGACGGCAGGCTCGTCCGCGACGTGACCGCCTACGGGCCGATGAAGGGGGTCATCAAGACCATCGCCGGCCTGTACGACCAGCAGCACGATCCGCAATACGGGGAACTGCTCACCTTCATTTCGCCGACCTCCGGCGAGCGCGTCAGCAAGACCTATCTCGAGGCGAGGACGGCGGCCGAGTTCGCGGAACTGTCTGCCTGCTTCCACGCGCGGACCCTGTCCACCTTCGGCCTGATGGGGCGCCTGACCGATTTCATGTCGGGCTTTCTGATGGACCAGGCCAGCGGCCTCGACGCCATCGGCAAGCACGAGGCGGCGGCGAAGGCCCGGAGCCTGGTCGAACACTGCCGGGAGAACGACCTGCAGGTCACCCATGCGCTGATCGACCCCCAGTCGGACCGCTCCAGGCACGATGCATCGAGCGAGTCGGTGCATGTCGTCGAGCGGTGCCCCGACGGCATCGTGGTGAGCGGTTGCCGCATGCTGTCCACGCTCGCCCCGGTCGCCAACGAGTGCTACATCGGCCCCTTTTTCCCGCGCAAGGCCGGGGAGGAGGACTATGCCCTGGCCTTCCTGCTGCCGCTCAGCGCGCCGGGCCTGTCCATCCTGGCACGGGAGTCCTTCGACCGCGGCGAGGACCGCCACCAGGGCAGCTTCGACCGGCCGCTCACCAGCCGCTTCGACGAAGGCGATGCGATCCTCGTTTTCGACAAGGTCTTCGTGCCCGCGGACCGCCTCATCGTCAACGGCGACATCGATGCCTACAACGGCATGATGCAGGCCGGCGTCGGCTACACGACGATCCAGGCCACGACCCGATCGACGATGAAGCTGCGCTTCCTGACCGGGCTCGCCACCGCCATTGCGCGGGCCAACGGTCGCGACAAGACGCCGCGCTTCCAGACCGCCATCGGCGAACTCGTCGCACTGGTCAACGTGGCCGAGGCCATCCGCGCCGGCGTCGTGGGCGAGGGCATCGCCAAGGTCGAGGCTTTCGCCGCCGGGCGCCAGACCCTAGGCGGCGACGGCCTTGGCCAGCCCCGGGTACAGGGCGGAACCGGCATGGCCGCGCTCAACTTCTTCTACCCCTACGCGACCGGCAAGGCCGCCGAGGTGCTGCGCTTCGCGGCCGGCTCCGGCGCGCTGGCGATGACGGAGGCCGACTACAACAACCCCGACGTCGGTCCGCTGCTCGACCGCTGGCTGATCGGTCCGGGTATCGATGCCAGGAGCCGCATGAGGCTGATGAAGATGGCCTGGGACATGACCGGCACGGAGTTCGGCTCGCGTGCCGCCCTTTACGAACGCCTCTACTCCGGCGATCCCGAGCGCAACGCGATGCTGTGGTTCAGGCATCCGATCGCCAGCGAATGCGAGGACATGGTCGGGCGCCTGCTCGCCGCCTGA
- a CDS encoding DUF1329 domain-containing protein: MSKNKLIHAVLVSVLVSAPASAAVTPAEAAQLKTTLTPLGAERDGNKDGSIPAWKGGHKTPIPGAGDGKHPDPFAAEQPVVRITAQNAGQHAGRLTEGVLAMLTKYPGYRIDVYPTHRTAGAPQWVYDNTFKAATQARLTTDGLSFEGAWGAVPFPIPKNGSEVMWNHLVHPHPASVELDFRVFVGTPDGKRSMASKGVMNEQASYYLENGSAGKYNQVFQFYRFNTTAPTFKAGEQVVVHESLDMSVEPQAWQYLVGQRRVRRAPTISYDTPDFMASGANYFDEVYGLRSRLDRYDWKLVGKQEMYVPYNNNRFFAAGDESAFVPFHTNPDHVRWELHRVWVVEATLAAGKRHAVPKRRFYIDEDSWAVLLADGYDAEGKLWRTSQVFNMIVPEAEMLATNFTVVYNLQASTMSAIQYVDALKVIPPRKTSYFSGDAMSSDSAR; encoded by the coding sequence ATGTCGAAGAACAAGCTGATTCATGCCGTGCTGGTATCCGTCCTGGTTTCCGCCCCCGCCTCGGCGGCCGTGACGCCCGCCGAGGCCGCCCAGTTGAAGACCACGCTGACGCCGCTGGGCGCCGAACGGGACGGGAACAAGGACGGTTCCATTCCGGCTTGGAAGGGCGGCCACAAGACGCCGATCCCGGGCGCCGGGGACGGCAAGCATCCCGATCCCTTCGCCGCGGAACAGCCGGTCGTCCGCATCACCGCCCAGAATGCCGGGCAACACGCGGGCAGGCTCACCGAAGGCGTGCTGGCGATGCTGACGAAGTATCCCGGCTATCGCATCGACGTCTATCCCACCCACCGCACCGCGGGCGCGCCGCAATGGGTGTACGACAACACCTTCAAGGCGGCAACCCAGGCCAGGCTGACCACCGACGGGCTCAGTTTCGAGGGCGCCTGGGGCGCGGTGCCGTTCCCCATCCCGAAGAACGGCAGCGAGGTGATGTGGAACCACCTGGTCCACCCGCACCCGGCTTCGGTCGAACTCGACTTCCGGGTCTTCGTCGGCACGCCCGACGGCAAGCGGTCGATGGCCTCGAAGGGGGTCATGAACGAGCAGGCGAGCTACTACCTCGAGAACGGCAGCGCCGGGAAGTACAACCAGGTATTCCAGTTCTATCGGTTCAACACCACGGCGCCGACCTTCAAGGCGGGCGAACAGGTGGTCGTGCATGAATCGCTGGACATGTCCGTCGAACCCCAGGCGTGGCAATACCTGGTGGGGCAGCGGCGGGTCCGCCGCGCCCCGACGATCAGCTATGACACGCCCGATTTCATGGCCTCGGGGGCAAACTACTTCGACGAGGTGTATGGCCTGCGCAGCCGTCTCGACCGCTACGACTGGAAGCTGGTCGGCAAGCAGGAGATGTACGTGCCATACAACAACAACCGCTTCTTCGCCGCCGGGGACGAGAGCGCCTTCGTCCCCTTCCACACCAACCCCGACCACGTTCGCTGGGAACTGCATCGCGTCTGGGTGGTGGAAGCCACGCTTGCCGCGGGCAAGCGCCATGCCGTCCCCAAGCGCCGCTTCTATATCGACGAGGACAGTTGGGCGGTGCTGCTGGCGGACGGCTACGACGCCGAGGGCAAGCTCTGGCGCACCTCCCAGGTCTTCAACATGATCGTGCCCGAGGCCGAGATGCTGGCGACCAACTTCACCGTCGTCTACAACCTGCAGGCCAGCACGATGTCGGCCATCCAGTACGTTGATGCGCTGAAGGTCATTCCGCCGCGCAAGACCAGCTATTTCAGCGGCGATGCCATGAGCAGCGACAGCGCCAGATGA
- the bphD gene encoding 2-hydroxy-6-oxo-6-phenylhexa-2,4-dienoate hydrolase: MTLITEADTSRYVTIDEPGLNDFRLHYNDAGRGEAVIMLHGGGPGASGWSNYYKNVEALAEAGYRAILLDCPGFNKSDEIVTDVQRGLVNARAVKGLMDALGIDKAHLVGNSMGGATALNFALVFPERLARLVLMGPAGMGHSLIQPNPQEGVRRMFRLYNEPTYANFAEMLDVFVFDPSAITEELRQGRWNNIQARPEHLRNFVASARMTPVTAWDVADRVHTIPSKTLVTWGRDDRFVPLDNGLKLINAMPDARLHVFSRCGHWAQWEHAGDFNRLVIDFLEH, encoded by the coding sequence ATGACGCTCATCACCGAAGCGGATACCAGCAGGTATGTCACCATCGACGAACCCGGCCTGAACGACTTCAGGCTCCACTACAACGACGCGGGCCGGGGCGAAGCCGTGATCATGCTGCATGGCGGCGGCCCGGGCGCCAGCGGCTGGAGCAACTACTACAAGAACGTGGAGGCGCTGGCCGAGGCCGGCTACCGGGCGATCCTGCTCGACTGCCCCGGCTTCAACAAATCCGACGAGATCGTCACCGACGTCCAGCGCGGCCTGGTCAACGCCCGCGCCGTCAAGGGGCTGATGGACGCCCTGGGCATCGACAAGGCCCATCTCGTCGGCAATTCGATGGGTGGCGCCACGGCGCTGAATTTCGCGCTCGTCTTCCCCGAGAGGCTGGCCCGGCTGGTGCTGATGGGGCCGGCCGGCATGGGCCACAGCCTGATCCAGCCCAATCCGCAGGAAGGCGTGAGGCGGATGTTCCGCCTCTACAACGAGCCGACCTACGCCAATTTCGCCGAAATGCTCGACGTGTTCGTGTTCGATCCGTCGGCGATCACCGAGGAACTGCGCCAGGGGCGCTGGAACAACATCCAGGCCAGACCCGAGCATCTGCGGAACTTCGTCGCTAGCGCCCGCATGACGCCGGTCACCGCGTGGGACGTGGCCGACCGTGTGCACACCATCCCCAGCAAGACGCTGGTCACCTGGGGGCGCGACGACCGCTTCGTGCCGCTCGACAACGGGCTGAAGCTCATCAACGCCATGCCCGATGCGCGGCTGCACGTGTTCTCGCGCTGCGGCCACTGGGCCCAGTGGGAGCACGCCGGGGACTTCAACCGTCTGGTGATCGACTTTCTCGAGCACTGA
- a CDS encoding flavin reductase family protein — translation MSLALNSECVATTANERAVDSAAFRQGMRLMAGAVCIVATGRPGRRAGLTATAVCSVSSEPPRLLACINKSAAAHGAIHLEGRLSVNVLSGAQQAVASRFSTPLFQGEAKFAEGDWKEAHGVPVLGAACAAFVCSVAERVDAGSHTIFICDVLGCSAALSPPENEGLLYFDGRYRHLAPSLPPAEA, via the coding sequence ATGTCTCTCGCCTTGAACAGCGAATGCGTGGCGACGACCGCCAACGAGCGCGCGGTGGATTCCGCCGCGTTTCGGCAAGGTATGCGGCTGATGGCCGGCGCCGTATGCATCGTCGCGACCGGCCGGCCCGGACGGCGCGCCGGGCTGACGGCCACGGCGGTGTGTTCCGTCAGTTCGGAGCCGCCCCGCCTGCTGGCATGCATCAACAAGTCCGCCGCCGCGCATGGCGCGATCCATCTGGAGGGGCGCCTCAGCGTGAACGTGCTGTCCGGTGCCCAGCAGGCCGTCGCCAGCCGCTTCTCGACCCCCCTGTTCCAGGGCGAAGCGAAGTTCGCCGAGGGCGACTGGAAGGAAGCACACGGCGTGCCCGTGCTCGGCGCCGCGTGCGCCGCCTTCGTCTGCAGCGTGGCCGAACGGGTCGATGCCGGCTCGCACACGATCTTCATCTGCGACGTGCTGGGGTGTTCGGCCGCCCTGAGTCCGCCCGAGAACGAGGGGCTGTTGTATTTCGACGGCCGCTACCGCCACCTCGCGCCTTCGCTCCCGCCTGCGGAAGCCTGA
- a CDS encoding VOC family protein codes for MASISTLGYMVLGVRDLNAWERFAVDVIGMQAGRRIPGRFLALRMDEREQRLVLEASGEDDMLAAGWEFDTEEALDEYVAQLRGRGVDVAAGSGELAEARRVERLFACVDGDGLRHEFYFGARRAAMSDAFRSGVLKGAFNTGRLGVGHFVAVGKDGGEAQAFYRQVLGVRVSDYIRGEVAPGATMEVAFFHAGTGRHHSVATAQIPFPFPKRIHHIMVEATDMNDVGLAYDRCIAAGLPIEMGLGHHPNDQMFSFYVKTPSGFALEFGFGGIVVDDATWEVKRYSQLSDWGHRHPVA; via the coding sequence ATGGCATCGATTTCGACCCTCGGCTACATGGTGCTCGGCGTTCGCGACCTGAACGCCTGGGAACGGTTCGCCGTCGACGTGATCGGCATGCAGGCGGGGCGGCGCATCCCGGGGCGCTTCCTGGCCCTGCGCATGGACGAACGCGAGCAGCGCCTGGTGCTGGAGGCGAGCGGTGAAGACGACATGCTCGCCGCGGGGTGGGAATTCGATACCGAGGAAGCGCTGGACGAGTACGTGGCGCAACTGCGCGGGCGCGGCGTCGATGTCGCCGCCGGGTCCGGGGAACTGGCCGAGGCCCGTCGCGTCGAGCGCTTGTTCGCCTGCGTGGACGGCGATGGTCTGCGGCACGAGTTCTACTTCGGTGCGCGGCGGGCGGCCATGTCCGACGCCTTTCGATCCGGCGTGCTGAAAGGGGCGTTCAATACCGGCCGGCTGGGCGTCGGGCATTTCGTCGCGGTGGGCAAGGACGGCGGCGAGGCGCAGGCGTTCTACAGGCAGGTGCTCGGCGTCCGCGTCAGCGACTACATCCGGGGTGAAGTGGCGCCCGGTGCGACGATGGAGGTGGCGTTCTTCCATGCCGGCACCGGTCGCCACCATTCGGTCGCCACCGCGCAGATTCCGTTTCCATTTCCCAAGCGCATCCACCACATCATGGTCGAGGCGACCGATATGAACGACGTCGGCCTTGCCTACGACCGGTGCATCGCCGCGGGGCTGCCGATCGAGATGGGGCTGGGCCATCATCCCAACGACCAGATGTTCTCCTTCTACGTCAAGACCCCGTCCGGCTTCGCGCTCGAATTCGGCTTTGGCGGAATCGTCGTCGACGACGCGACGTGGGAGGTCAAGCGCTACAGCCAACTCAGCGACTGGGGCCACCGCCACCCCGTCGCCTGA
- a CDS encoding DUF1302 domain-containing protein, which translates to MLPLAVASVVAGMPFMAGEAQAFEIEGGDDVRMRFDNTVKYTAAWRLKNADGFVANQDGGQPNTDFGDLGFKKGLINNRLDILSEFDLAYRNVGLRISGAGWYDAEYAGGRNDYPSAAGGLPNYQGGFPAPWRAARTIACPRRRGTSWGGMPSSATPSCMASSNSASRPFRCVPAGTR; encoded by the coding sequence ATGCTGCCGCTGGCAGTCGCTTCGGTGGTCGCCGGCATGCCGTTCATGGCGGGCGAGGCGCAGGCGTTCGAGATCGAAGGGGGCGACGATGTCAGGATGCGCTTCGACAATACCGTCAAGTACACCGCCGCGTGGCGCCTGAAGAATGCCGACGGCTTCGTGGCCAACCAGGACGGCGGGCAGCCCAATACCGACTTCGGCGATCTCGGCTTCAAGAAGGGGCTCATCAACAATCGTCTGGATATCCTGTCCGAGTTCGATCTCGCATACCGCAACGTCGGGTTGCGGATCTCGGGTGCGGGCTGGTACGACGCCGAATACGCCGGCGGCCGCAATGACTATCCTTCGGCGGCGGGCGGCCTGCCCAACTACCAGGGGGGATTCCCGGCGCCATGGCGGGCGGCGCGAACGATCGCTTGCCCGAGGCGTCGAGGGACGTCATGGGGCGGTATGCCGAGTTCGGCGACGCCTTCGTGTATGGCAAGTTCGAACTCGGCGAGCAGACCCTTTCGCTGCGTGCCGGCAGGCACACGCTGA